In a single window of the Branchiostoma floridae strain S238N-H82 chromosome 2, Bfl_VNyyK, whole genome shotgun sequence genome:
- the LOC118405904 gene encoding WD repeat-containing protein 41-like has protein sequence MTFCSSLKFETEHFLDRTQMWNVNTGQCLQTITELHSSVKCMVELRHGMWCSGGHDLSLWSHQGELLHRLDRVTAETDISLVLSIPNEKLVAVSDKTLMVFKVTSPMETGGTYQLEEYGHPHVQHREAIQSLVNVSDSVFATGSLDGTIVLWASAHSVNFTRKLSSSARSPQGINHLYPWSIQCVVPVEERYLFAAIGAGFWLYDVVTGKCLAKKVAAHFSKIQHMVLLAGGSFLATCSADGTIRLWGSPGVTALKAEETPEEQKPRYSRQIDRFMGISPRKEDTKGKSKSMEQLQFQPALLGELLGHAGTVQMLLDCGGDGLASCGTDGLVILWKDGAAQSERRNEFIREMLQLGAS, from the exons ATGACCTTTTGCTCATCCTTGAAGTTTGAAACTGAACACTTCCTTGACAGAACTCAGATGTGGAATGTGAACACTGGCCAGTGCCTTCAGACCATCACTGAACTCCACTCCAGTGTGAAG TGTATGGTGGAATTGAGACATGGGATGTGGTGTTCCGGAGGTCATGACCTGAGCCTGTGGAGTCACCAGGGAGAGCTGCTGCACAGGCTGGACAGGGTCACGGCAGAAA CCGACATTTCCCTTGTGCTGAGCATCCCCAATGAGAAGTTGGTTGCAGTGTCAGACAAAACATTAA TGGTGTTTAAAGTGACCAGCCCCATGGAAACTGGAGGGACCTATCAGCTGGAGGAGTACGGACATCCACATGTGCAGCACAGGGAGGCCATACAGAGTCTGGTCAACGTTTCTG ACAGTGTTTTTGCGACGGGTTCCCTGGATGGAACCATCGTGCTGTGGGCGTCCGCACACTCCGTCAACTTCACCCGCAAGCTGAGTAGCAGCGCGCGCTCCCCCCAGGGCATCAACCACCTGTACCCCTGGAGCATACAGTGTGTAGTTCCTGTAGAGGAG CGCTACCTGTTTGCAGCCATTGGTGCCGGGTTCTGGCTGTACGACGTGGTGACGGGCAAGTGTCTGGCCAAGAAGGTTGCCGCCCACTTCTCCAAGATACAGCACATGGTGCTGCTGGCAGGAGG GTCATTCCTGGCCACCTGTTCTGCTGATGGGACCATCAGGCTGTGGGGGTCACCTGGGGTCACCGCCCTGAAGGCAGAGGAGACACCAGAGGAACAGAAGCCCAGATACTCCAGGCAGATCGATAGGTTCATGGGAATCAG TCCGAGGAAAGAAGACACGAAAGGGAAGAGCAAGAGCATGGAGCAGCTGCAGTTCCAACCTGCTCTGCTAGGGGAGCTGCTAGGTCATGCTGGCACTGTGCAG ATGTTGCTGGACTGTGGAGGGGATGGGCTGGCATCCTGTGGCACCGATGGACTGGTCATTCTGTGGAAG GACGGTGCAGCCCAGTCGGAGCGTAGGAACGAGTTCATCAGAGAGATGCTTCAACTTGGGGCCAGCTGA